Genomic DNA from Mycobacteroides chelonae CCUG 47445:
GTCCGCATACATGGCCGCCGGTGGCACGGGACAGCTCCAGCGCCGTCCTCTCGGCGAGGTCTGCGTCGATATCGCCGATCGCGACCTTGGCGCCGGCGCGCAGGAACGCTTCCCCCGTGGCCCGGCCAATTCCGCGAGCACCTCCGGTTATCGCTACAGTTCTACGAACATTGTTGTGGCGTTGCGTCATCCGATTTCTTTTCATTGAGAGGGGCAGTTGCCGTGCCGGTAGGCGCGGTCTGAGCGCTGATCATCGCGGTGAGCGCGGGATGGCGCTGAATGGCTCGGTCGGCAAGAATCACCAACGGACGCAGATCCAACAACGCCGGCACCCACCACGGTGCGTACACGCGCCGGGCACGTCCTTGAATGCCGCGCACGATTGCCGCGGCCGCCCGCGATACCGGTATTGGCTTGGCAAGAATCTTTGGGAAGGTTGCCATCACCGCACCGAGTCCGGTCGAGGTCAACTTCTGTGCCAGATCGGTGTCCACGAGTCCGAAGTAGGCGAGGCCCACATCAATTCGCTTGTGATACAGCTCGATGCGCAGTGCACGGGCGAAGGCTTCCACCCCAGCTTTGGAGGCAACGTAGGCGCTGATGGTTGGCCCGGGGATCACGGACGCGATCGAGGATACGATCAATATGTAGCCGTCGCGCGGGGCGAGATGCGGCAATGCGCCATGGACGGTGCGATACACGCCCAGCAAGTTCACTTGGATGACTTGCTCAAACTGTTCGGGTTGTGTCCCTGCGACCGGCGCGGCGTGTCCGGCGATACCCGCATTAGCCACCACCGCGTCAAGTCGACCAAAATGCGCCGCGGCACATATCATCGCGTCACAAATCGACGCATCGGATGTGACATCGCCTTCAAAGGCGGCCGCCTGATCTCCAAGCCGGACGGCCAGGCGGCGCACAGCGTCGGTGTCGCGGTCGATGAGCGCCACGCGAGCGCCACCCGCGACGAGCTCCTGCGCTACTTCCGCGCCGATGCCGTGCCCCGCCCCGGTGATCGCGACCACTTGACCGACGAGAGATGGTCGGGATCGCCCTATGAGCCTCTTCACGTCCGTCAGCTGCGTTCGAGTTCGATCATGACGAAATCAGTCTTGGCCACTCCACAGTCGGGGCAGCACCAGTCCTCAGGTATGTCCTCCCATCGCGTGCCTGGTGCGATCCCGTCTTCGGGCCACCCCAGCGCCTCGTCGTACTCGAAGCCGCACTGCACGCATTGGTACAGCTTGTAGGAATCCATCGTTGTGTCCTTCTGCTACTCGCGTGTGCTACTCGGGAATCCCGGTGGGAGAGGTCAAATACTCATGCCGATCGAGTTCCGTGGTGAGTTGACAGGCGATGTTGTCCACTGCCCGATTGGCGGCCCAGGTCAACCCGGCCATGACGTGAAACACGTGCCCCTGACCGGGGTGTTCGGTGTAATGCACACGCACATTGGCCTTTTGTGCCCGGCGCGCCAGGTCGCGGGCGTCGTCGAGCAGCAGGTCGCGGCCGGAGGCCTCGACCACCATCGGCGGTAGACCATGAAGGCTCCGCTGCAGGAGTTGCAGTGAGCTCGTATCGGCACTTTCGTGCGTGTATGCATCGAAGAATCGGCGTATGAGCCCCACAGTGAGAATTGGATCGGTGGCAGCATTCGTTCTGGTCGCCAGCGCCGCTACATCGTGTTCTATTGGCGGGCAGATCAATCCCACGGCCGCCGGCAACGGTAGGTTCAACTCGTCCCGTGCCCCGATCGCCAACATCAGCGTCAGAGCGGCACCGGCTGAATCACCTACTACCAGAATCTGACTGCCGGCCCACCCGTCGTCCAACAGTGCGCGGTACGCCGAAACCACATCCTCGAATGCTGCAGGGCATGGATGTTCCGGGGCCAGCCGATAGGCCAGAACATAGGCAGAGACGTTGCACGCGTGGGCAAGTCGTGCCACCAGTGCACGATGGCTGGTGCGCGACCCCGTTGCATACCCGCCGCCATGGAGGTAAAGGATGATTGCGTCACTGCGTGCGCCACGCGGTGTGTGGAGGTCGGCGGCGACTCCGCCGAGCACGCGGGGAGATACGGCCACACCGGACGGGATGGGTGAATGGGCGGTAGTCCAGTCGACGCGGTGCCGGATCGCGGGCCACTCTGCTGACGGGCTGAATGTCCAGCGTGCCGCCAGACGTACGAGCGGCCTAAGCACCGATGCTGGGATAGGTATATTCACCGACGAACACTCCTTTCTATCGCAGGATTTTTCGACGCAAACCGTCAGGTTGTCATCCGCCGGACAACGCGTTGAGCACGCGGCGCCCGATCGGCATTGCTGGCCGCACCAGACTGAAATAGTGCACGGGCAGCGCGGTTCCGATCATGTTCAGCAGGTGCGCATCGGGTCCGACCAGTACGCGTGCACGACCCCGTTCGATGCCCTTGTGGATGACCTCGGCGGCCTTCTCCGGAGAAGTGCGTGCCATGGCCGTGAAGTTGCGGTGAAACAACTCCGGATCCGTGTTACCGAGTGCGTCGACATGAACCCGCCCGGCGCGGGTGATCGGCGTGTTGATGCCGCCGGGGTGCACGGTGAGCGCATGAACGCCCGTGCCGTGCAGTTCGTGACGCAACGACTCGGTGTATCCGCGGACCGCGAATTTCGATGCGCAGTAGGCGGACTGGGTGGGGAATGCAATGAGACCGAGCAAGCTGGAAAGATTGACTACGGTTCCCGATCGCTGGGCGATCAAATGGGGAAGGAACGCCACGGTTCCGTGGACGACACCCCAGAAGTTGATGTCTATCAACCACTTGTCGTCCTCGTAATTAGAATCAGCGGCGTTCTGCGACACCACGACTCCGGCGTTGTTGATCACCGCCGCCAAAGGCTTTGGCGCCCAGTCGGTTACTTCCTTAGCCCAGGCAAGTTGGGCATCACGGTCGCGCACATCGAGCACCCGTGACAGGTTCGGTGTCGATAGCTGAGCCAGTGTGTCCTGTAATCCGTCGGCATTCCAGTCCGTCAATGCCAGCGGGCAGCCAAGACGTGAAAAGCGCCGCGCCAGTGCGCGGCCTATCCCCGACCCGGCTCCGCTGATGACAACGGTGCGTCCGGCGACCTTCGTGCCCGAGCTCATGACTGCGCCGAGACGATCGGCGGCGCATCCGTGCGGCGGCGCAGGATCATTGGTAGACCGCCTTTGGGCCGCAGCGTCGTCACGCCCTCCTCCTGCACCGTCCAGCCCGGCTGGGAATCGAGAATGTAGCGCTGGCCGACCACGGCGGCAATCAGCGTGCCCTCCATGAGCGCGAACTGCGAGCCGATACAAATCCGCCGGCCCCCACCGAACGGGACGTAGGCGCCCCGTGGTCTGTCCTTGCCGATGCCCGGCATGAAGCGGCTGGGATCGAACCGAGTCGGCTCCGGCCAGATGGCGGCGTCCCGGTGGACCTCATGGGTTAGAACCACCACGATCGAACCCTTCCGCACACGGTAGCCGCCGAGGACGTCGTCCTGCTGGGCGCGGCGCATCGACAGGTACACCGGTGGGTGGATGCGCAATGCCTCACTGAAACAGGCCTTGGTCCACGGCAGTCGCTCGACGTCGTCCGCGGTGGGTGGCCGCCCCTCCAGCACCGTGTCGATCTCGTCCAACATCCGCTGCCGGGCAGCGGGATTCTCCGCCAACAGATGCCAGAACCAGCTCAGTCCTGAGCCGGTGGTCTCGTGCCCGGCACCGAGGAACGTCAGTGCCTGGGCCATGACTTCGGGATGAGTCAATTTCTGGTCGCCGTCCTGAGCATCGAGCAACATCGCCAGAAAGTCATCGGTCGGTGCGTCAGGGTTCTTGGCTCGGGCATTGATCTGGCGCTGCATCAGGTCGTCCATGAGTGCCACCCGGCTGGCTATCCTGCGCGATTTCCAGTGCGCCCGTGCCGCACGACCCAAACCGATCCCCGGGATCGCGTGCAAGAGCCAAGTAAATGACGAGGCACCGATTGTGAGCATGTCCTCGAGGACTACGGCGATGGCCTCACCGGTCCGGGCGATTTCGTCGTCGGTCAGCTGCGCGCCGAACAAGGTCTGCGCCGCGATCTCCAGTGTGACCCGCATCATCTCATTCGAGATAACCGCAGGGCCACCGTCCGATATCGACTCCCACCGGTAGACCATGTCGAGTGCGCACTGGGTCATGGTGGCGGCGAACGGATCGAGACGCCGTTTAGCGAACATCGGATTGATCATTCGCCGGTCGCGCTGCCATCGGTCACCGGTACTGGTCACCAGCCCCGTCCGCAGACCCAGCGCCGGAACCTCGTACTCCTCCCCCTTGGGATAGATGTCCTGTTTGGCGATGAAGACGCGCTCTGCTTCGGCCGCGCGGCTGACGAAGACTATTTCGAGCCCAGGGCCCACAGCTCTGATTGTCGGGCCCAGTTTCTCGAACAGCCCATGCAGCTCCGGCACGATGTTGCGCTGCATCGCCCACAGCAATGCGGGAAGTCGGTACACCGGGAGGGTCGGAGGCAGGGACCGCGGTGTCTGGCCCTCAACGCGTGATTCGTTGTCGATGGTCATGCTCATCAGTTCACCGCCCGTTTCTGTGTTGTCGACGTGCCCCTGCGTGAAAGCGCCGCCTCGGGTTCGCCGAACCGGTAATCTCCTAGATCGAA
This window encodes:
- a CDS encoding short-chain dehydrogenase/reductase; this translates as MKRLIGRSRPSLVGQVVAITGAGHGIGAEVAQELVAGGARVALIDRDTDAVRRLAVRLGDQAAAFEGDVTSDASICDAMICAAAHFGRLDAVVANAGIAGHAAPVAGTQPEQFEQVIQVNLLGVYRTVHGALPHLAPRDGYILIVSSIASVIPGPTISAYVASKAGVEAFARALRIELYHKRIDVGLAYFGLVDTDLAQKLTSTGLGAVMATFPKILAKPIPVSRAAAAIVRGIQGRARRVYAPWWVPALLDLRPLVILADRAIQRHPALTAMISAQTAPTGTATAPLNEKKSDDATPQQCS
- a CDS encoding rubredoxin — its product is MDSYKLYQCVQCGFEYDEALGWPEDGIAPGTRWEDIPEDWCCPDCGVAKTDFVMIELERS
- a CDS encoding alpha/beta hydrolase fold domain-containing protein, producing MLRPLVRLAARWTFSPSAEWPAIRHRVDWTTAHSPIPSGVAVSPRVLGGVAADLHTPRGARSDAIILYLHGGGYATGSRTSHRALVARLAHACNVSAYVLAYRLAPEHPCPAAFEDVVSAYRALLDDGWAGSQILVVGDSAGAALTLMLAIGARDELNLPLPAAVGLICPPIEHDVAALATRTNAATDPILTVGLIRRFFDAYTHESADTSSLQLLQRSLHGLPPMVVEASGRDLLLDDARDLARRAQKANVRVHYTEHPGQGHVFHVMAGLTWAANRAVDNIACQLTTELDRHEYLTSPTGIPE
- a CDS encoding SDR family NAD(P)-dependent oxidoreductase, with translation MSSGTKVAGRTVVISGAGSGIGRALARRFSRLGCPLALTDWNADGLQDTLAQLSTPNLSRVLDVRDRDAQLAWAKEVTDWAPKPLAAVINNAGVVVSQNAADSNYEDDKWLIDINFWGVVHGTVAFLPHLIAQRSGTVVNLSSLLGLIAFPTQSAYCASKFAVRGYTESLRHELHGTGVHALTVHPGGINTPITRAGRVHVDALGNTDPELFHRNFTAMARTSPEKAAEVIHKGIERGRARVLVGPDAHLLNMIGTALPVHYFSLVRPAMPIGRRVLNALSGG
- a CDS encoding cytochrome P450, which translates into the protein MSMTIDNESRVEGQTPRSLPPTLPVYRLPALLWAMQRNIVPELHGLFEKLGPTIRAVGPGLEIVFVSRAAEAERVFIAKQDIYPKGEEYEVPALGLRTGLVTSTGDRWQRDRRMINPMFAKRRLDPFAATMTQCALDMVYRWESISDGGPAVISNEMMRVTLEIAAQTLFGAQLTDDEIARTGEAIAVVLEDMLTIGASSFTWLLHAIPGIGLGRAARAHWKSRRIASRVALMDDLMQRQINARAKNPDAPTDDFLAMLLDAQDGDQKLTHPEVMAQALTFLGAGHETTGSGLSWFWHLLAENPAARQRMLDEIDTVLEGRPPTADDVERLPWTKACFSEALRIHPPVYLSMRRAQQDDVLGGYRVRKGSIVVVLTHEVHRDAAIWPEPTRFDPSRFMPGIGKDRPRGAYVPFGGGRRICIGSQFALMEGTLIAAVVGQRYILDSQPGWTVQEEGVTTLRPKGGLPMILRRRTDAPPIVSAQS